From Mycobacterium lacus, one genomic window encodes:
- the meaB gene encoding methylmalonyl Co-A mutase-associated GTPase MeaB — protein MDLADLIANARNGSQRAAGRLLSLVEGAGREEVLAGIGPSSATAARVIGVTGPPGAGKSTTIAALVAAYRKRGCRVAVLAVDPSSPVSGGALLGDRIRMTAHINDPDVLIRSVASRGHIGGLAAAVPAAIRLLGAIRYRVILLETVGVGQSEIEIAAVADPTVVILHPGAGDAVQAAKAGLLEVADIVAVNKADREGAEQTARDLRAQTQAPIVSLSAARGEGLEELLAAIDDHHRADSRARRLARARAQILSLAQTLLRARPDLDRLAESVVDGGHDPYTAAERLLSPTSDTSDPSDTSDRQD, from the coding sequence ATGGACCTAGCCGATCTGATTGCCAATGCGCGCAACGGATCTCAGCGTGCGGCGGGTCGGCTGCTCAGCCTCGTCGAGGGGGCGGGACGCGAGGAGGTGCTGGCCGGCATCGGGCCGTCATCGGCGACCGCGGCCAGGGTGATCGGCGTCACCGGGCCGCCGGGCGCGGGCAAGTCGACGACGATCGCGGCCCTGGTCGCCGCCTACCGGAAGCGGGGCTGCCGGGTGGCCGTCTTGGCCGTGGACCCGTCGTCACCCGTCAGCGGCGGCGCGCTGCTCGGCGATCGCATCCGGATGACCGCTCATATCAACGACCCCGATGTGCTGATCCGATCGGTGGCAAGCCGCGGTCACATCGGCGGTCTGGCCGCCGCCGTCCCCGCCGCCATCCGGCTGCTCGGAGCCATCCGTTACCGCGTAATCCTGCTGGAAACCGTGGGCGTGGGACAGTCGGAGATCGAGATCGCAGCCGTCGCCGACCCGACCGTCGTCATCCTCCATCCCGGCGCCGGCGATGCGGTGCAGGCGGCCAAGGCGGGCCTGCTGGAAGTCGCCGACATCGTGGCGGTCAACAAGGCCGATCGGGAAGGCGCCGAGCAGACCGCGCGTGATCTACGGGCCCAAACCCAGGCCCCGATCGTCAGCCTGAGCGCAGCCCGCGGGGAGGGCCTGGAGGAGTTGCTGGCCGCGATCGACGACCATCACCGCGCCGACAGCCGTGCCCGCCGGCTGGCCCGCGCCCGAGCGCAGATCCTGTCGCTGGCGCAAACCCTGTTGCGCGCCAGGCCGGACCTGGACCGCCTCGCCGAGTCGGTGGTCGACGGCGGCCACGATCCCTACACCGCGGCCGAACGGCTGTTGTCTCCCACATCGGACACATCGGACCCATCGGACACATCGGACCGGCAGGATTGA
- a CDS encoding DUF4286 family protein produces MTKGIIYVESRPSSPDRDREYNTWYDEVHMPELVALDGFVSARRLRTVDGDGPYVALYEIEGDDLQAILDNMVANAGQLHMSDALQFDPPPVMRLLEVTTEYTPAG; encoded by the coding sequence ATGACAAAAGGGATCATCTATGTCGAGAGTCGACCCAGTTCTCCCGATCGCGACCGGGAGTACAACACCTGGTACGACGAAGTCCACATGCCCGAACTCGTGGCGCTCGACGGATTCGTTTCGGCGCGGCGCCTGAGGACAGTCGATGGAGACGGTCCATACGTCGCGCTCTACGAAATCGAAGGTGATGATCTGCAGGCGATTTTGGACAACATGGTCGCCAACGCCGGCCAGCTGCACATGTCCGACGCGCTGCAGTTCGATCCGCCGCCGGTGATGCGGTTACTCGAGGTGACGACCGAGTACACACCGGCGGGCTAG
- a CDS encoding 2Fe-2S iron-sulfur cluster-binding protein has translation MTVTRIIEETPRVTDPAPTGGTVTIHLDRKKVSVPLVPGETLLQSARRAGLDPPFSCEAGNCGTCMARLTEGHATMRVNDALEDDEVAEGYVLTCQGVPDTDSITVRYE, from the coding sequence GTGACGGTCACCCGCATCATCGAGGAGACCCCACGGGTGACAGATCCCGCACCAACCGGCGGCACGGTCACGATCCACCTCGACCGCAAGAAGGTGTCAGTGCCCCTGGTGCCCGGCGAGACGCTGCTTCAGAGCGCGCGGCGGGCCGGGCTGGACCCGCCCTTCAGTTGCGAGGCGGGAAACTGCGGCACGTGCATGGCCAGACTCACCGAGGGCCACGCGACCATGCGGGTCAACGACGCTCTCGAAGACGACGAGGTGGCCGAGGGCTACGTTCTGACGTGCCAAGGGGTACCCGATACCGATTCGATCACCGTGCGCTACGAGTAG
- a CDS encoding enoyl-CoA hydratase/isomerase family protein, whose translation MYDMPTEIDVRADGALRIITLNRPDALNAVNDNLHTGLARLWPRLSDDRTARAAVLTGCGKAFSAGGDYSYLAELAHDGDLRAKTIAHGREIVLGMARCRVPVVAAVNGPAVGLGCSLVALSDIVYIAEDAFLADPHVQVGLVAADGGPLTWPLHISLMLAKEYALAGTKIRAERAVELGLANHVAADPLAEAVACAKRIMELPQQAVESTKRVLNIHLERAVLASLDYALSAEHQSFTTEDFRSIVTKLTADKN comes from the coding sequence ATGTACGACATGCCAACCGAAATCGACGTCCGGGCCGACGGGGCGCTGCGGATCATCACCCTTAACCGGCCGGATGCCCTCAACGCGGTCAACGACAATCTGCATACCGGACTCGCGCGGCTGTGGCCACGGTTGAGCGATGACCGCACGGCCCGCGCCGCGGTGCTGACCGGCTGCGGCAAGGCCTTCTCGGCCGGTGGAGATTACTCGTATCTCGCCGAGTTGGCCCATGACGGCGATCTGCGGGCCAAGACCATCGCGCATGGTCGCGAGATCGTCCTCGGCATGGCCCGCTGCCGAGTTCCCGTGGTGGCGGCCGTCAACGGCCCGGCCGTGGGACTTGGCTGCAGCCTGGTCGCGCTGAGCGACATTGTCTACATCGCCGAAGACGCCTTTCTCGCCGACCCGCATGTGCAGGTGGGGTTGGTGGCCGCCGACGGCGGCCCGCTCACCTGGCCGCTGCACATCAGCCTGATGCTGGCCAAGGAGTACGCATTGGCCGGCACGAAGATTCGTGCCGAACGGGCCGTGGAACTCGGCCTGGCCAATCACGTCGCCGCCGACCCGCTCGCCGAAGCGGTGGCCTGCGCAAAACGAATCATGGAACTGCCCCAGCAGGCGGTGGAGAGCACCAAGCGGGTGCTCAACATCCACCTGGAGCGCGCCGTGCTGGCCAGCCTGGACTACGCCCTGTCGGCCGAGCACCAATCGTTTACCACCGAGGACTTCCGGTCGATCGTCACCAAGCTGACGGCCGATAAGAACTGA
- a CDS encoding acyl-CoA dehydrogenase family protein yields MDFRDSPTEAAFRQRLRSWLSLRAGDFPSSGDEYWARQAEWHRALYEGGFFGLSWPREYGGQDLPPVYDGIVDEELARAGAPPRPSVGYLVFGIGRHGSDGLRQRFLPGIIDGTERWCQGFSEPGAGSDLASLTTTATREGDTYVVHGHKIWTSYSDVADWCLLLARTDPQAERHRGLSAFVIAMKQPGVQQRPLRMMNGVTNEFGQVFFDGATVPAEQMVGAPGDGWAVAMTVVGHEREPSTLGYAARYTKLVRTLLARNSKIHGPVTEELAWAAVQAEMLTHHVQRRLSEQLDGVSHGPQGSLDKLLMTWVEQSIGHAALAVGGTRDPDLLSAYLYSRAQSVMGGTSQIQKNIIASRILGLGV; encoded by the coding sequence TTGGACTTTCGTGACTCGCCCACCGAGGCCGCCTTCCGGCAGCGGCTGCGATCCTGGCTTTCGTTGCGCGCAGGAGACTTTCCCAGCTCCGGCGACGAGTATTGGGCCCGTCAGGCCGAGTGGCATCGGGCCCTGTATGAGGGGGGCTTCTTCGGCTTGTCATGGCCCCGCGAGTACGGCGGCCAGGACCTGCCGCCGGTTTACGACGGCATCGTCGATGAGGAGCTGGCACGCGCCGGCGCTCCGCCGCGCCCCAGCGTGGGCTATTTGGTTTTCGGCATCGGCAGGCATGGCAGCGACGGGCTGCGGCAACGGTTCCTGCCCGGCATCATCGATGGCACCGAACGCTGGTGTCAGGGTTTCAGCGAGCCCGGCGCGGGCTCGGATCTGGCGTCGCTGACCACCACCGCCACCCGCGAGGGCGACACCTATGTGGTGCACGGACACAAGATTTGGACCAGTTACTCCGACGTCGCCGACTGGTGCCTGCTGCTGGCTCGCACAGACCCGCAGGCCGAGCGCCACCGCGGCCTGTCGGCGTTCGTCATCGCGATGAAACAGCCTGGCGTGCAACAGCGTCCGCTGCGCATGATGAACGGGGTCACCAACGAATTCGGCCAGGTGTTCTTCGACGGTGCAACCGTACCGGCGGAGCAGATGGTGGGCGCCCCCGGAGACGGCTGGGCGGTGGCCATGACCGTCGTCGGCCACGAGCGCGAACCGTCCACGCTGGGCTATGCCGCCCGATACACCAAGCTCGTGCGAACCCTGTTGGCGCGCAACTCGAAGATTCATGGCCCGGTCACCGAAGAGCTTGCATGGGCCGCGGTCCAGGCGGAAATGCTCACCCATCATGTCCAGCGGCGGCTCTCCGAACAACTCGACGGAGTGTCGCACGGGCCCCAAGGATCGCTCGACAAGCTGCTCATGACTTGGGTCGAGCAGTCCATCGGGCACGCCGCACTGGCGGTCGGCGGGACCCGCGATCCAGACCTGCTCAGCGCCTACCTCTACAGCCGCGCGCAGAGCGTGATGGGCGGGACATCACAGATACAGAAGAACATCATCGCTTCCCGGATCTTGGGATTGGGAGTCTGA
- a CDS encoding CaiB/BaiF CoA transferase family protein → MLAGPYATMLLADLGAQVVKIEPLGGEISRGVGDSYFASLNRNKLSICLDLNSDAGQRRLAELVARSHALLVNLKPSAIHRLRLTYEALRRHNERIVCVAITGFGLHGGDDPAFDYVIQATTGIAALTGEPDGPPTLPGYSSADNSTGMCAALGLLAKIVSGEGGQVDVSLRDVMLSQLNYHAAAYLNDAVEPHRRPYGAHSYYVPAQLFPTADGYLALFITHDGFWRSFAAEARIDGFATMAERLVRRDEVLAVVTAALATDTAAGWELRLRPLGVPAAAVRTLSEALKATPEVVVAAGDFRLVGNPIHVSGYQPEYRPPPGLGTDGV, encoded by the coding sequence ATGCTGGCCGGGCCATATGCCACCATGCTGCTGGCCGATCTCGGCGCCCAGGTCGTCAAGATCGAGCCGCTGGGCGGCGAGATCTCCCGCGGGGTCGGGGATAGCTACTTCGCCAGCCTCAACCGCAACAAGTTGAGCATCTGCCTCGACCTGAATTCCGATGCGGGACAGCGCCGCTTGGCCGAGCTCGTGGCGCGGTCGCATGCGCTGCTGGTCAACCTGAAGCCGTCGGCCATCCACAGGCTGCGCCTTACGTATGAGGCGCTGCGGCGGCACAACGAGCGGATCGTCTGCGTGGCGATCACCGGTTTCGGGCTGCACGGCGGCGATGATCCGGCCTTCGACTACGTGATTCAGGCGACAACCGGTATCGCAGCACTGACGGGTGAGCCGGACGGCCCACCGACGCTGCCCGGCTATTCCTCGGCCGACAACTCCACCGGAATGTGCGCGGCGCTCGGACTACTCGCCAAGATCGTCTCGGGGGAGGGCGGGCAGGTTGACGTGTCGCTGCGCGACGTCATGCTGTCGCAGCTGAACTACCACGCCGCCGCCTACCTCAACGACGCCGTCGAGCCGCATCGTCGACCGTACGGTGCGCACTCGTATTACGTTCCGGCGCAGCTGTTCCCGACGGCCGATGGGTATCTTGCACTGTTCATCACGCACGACGGGTTCTGGCGATCCTTCGCCGCTGAGGCGCGCATCGACGGTTTCGCGACGATGGCCGAGCGGTTGGTCCGGCGCGACGAGGTCCTGGCCGTCGTGACCGCGGCGCTGGCGACCGACACCGCCGCGGGCTGGGAGCTGCGACTGCGCCCGCTAGGGGTTCCGGCAGCGGCCGTCCGCACGCTCTCCGAGGCGCTCAAGGCGACCCCGGAAGTGGTTGTGGCGGCAGGTGATTTCCGCCTCGTCGGCAACCCGATCCATGTTTCCGGTTACCAGCCCGAGTATCGGCCGCCGCCGGGGCTGGGGACCGACGGCGTCTGA
- a CDS encoding MFS transporter, whose amino-acid sequence MAARPPIVSGPARATLDGYPAVIWLLMAGNMVVRAAGFAYPFMAYHVAGRGHAAAAVGTVLAVFGVGWAAGQLVCGWLVDRIGGRATLMSTMAVAAVVLALMAEARSVPALAVGALIVGVVYDAPRPVLGAAIAELIPDPRRRAKLDAFRFGWILSVGRAVTGVVGGLVAGWSGTAVLFWVNAAACALLGLVAARCIPGQACRAAPAKAAGPEHVSYRQAFADGRLVLLFASSVATMTAVRGLYAAVPMLMADRGLGAGEFGWAQLANALAGIALTPLMMPWLGRRVAARRHARLDILVVAGGWTTLSMAGAAFAHTTLGFALATAICTPGEIAWLVIAAGIVHRIAPPANGGRYHGIWSMTLAIASVIAPIMASYSLTHGGDLLVAVATVTVGLIGAALCLPLARVLSGSRGHAPMNAEPTN is encoded by the coding sequence ATTGCGGCACGCCCCCCCATCGTTTCCGGTCCCGCCCGCGCGACCCTGGACGGATACCCGGCCGTGATTTGGCTGCTGATGGCCGGGAACATGGTGGTGCGCGCGGCGGGATTCGCATACCCGTTCATGGCGTACCACGTGGCCGGGCGGGGACATGCGGCAGCGGCCGTTGGCACCGTGTTGGCGGTTTTCGGTGTGGGTTGGGCCGCGGGGCAGCTGGTCTGCGGGTGGCTGGTGGACCGCATCGGGGGCCGGGCGACATTGATGTCCACCATGGCGGTGGCGGCCGTGGTGCTGGCGCTGATGGCCGAGGCGCGCAGCGTGCCGGCGTTGGCCGTCGGGGCCCTGATCGTGGGCGTGGTCTACGACGCGCCGCGCCCGGTGCTGGGTGCCGCGATCGCTGAGTTGATCCCTGACCCCCGGCGGCGAGCGAAGCTCGACGCCTTTCGCTTCGGCTGGATCCTCAGCGTCGGCCGTGCGGTCACCGGCGTGGTCGGCGGTTTGGTCGCCGGCTGGTCCGGCACTGCGGTGCTGTTTTGGGTCAACGCCGCCGCTTGCGCGCTGCTCGGGTTGGTTGCGGCCCGCTGCATCCCTGGTCAAGCGTGCCGCGCGGCCCCGGCGAAGGCGGCTGGGCCCGAACACGTCAGTTACCGGCAGGCCTTCGCGGACGGTCGCCTGGTTCTGCTGTTCGCCTCCAGCGTGGCAACAATGACTGCGGTCAGGGGCTTGTACGCCGCGGTGCCCATGCTGATGGCCGACCGCGGGCTGGGTGCCGGTGAATTCGGCTGGGCGCAGTTGGCCAACGCGCTCGCGGGCATCGCGCTCACCCCGCTGATGATGCCCTGGCTGGGCCGGCGAGTCGCGGCCCGTCGCCACGCGAGGCTTGACATCCTGGTCGTCGCGGGCGGGTGGACGACCTTGAGCATGGCGGGCGCCGCGTTCGCGCACACCACGTTGGGTTTCGCCCTGGCCACGGCAATATGTACGCCGGGGGAGATCGCCTGGCTGGTGATCGCGGCCGGTATCGTGCACCGGATCGCCCCACCCGCCAATGGCGGGCGCTACCACGGAATCTGGTCGATGACCCTGGCAATTGCTTCGGTGATTGCGCCAATCATGGCTTCCTACAGCCTGACCCATGGTGGCGATCTCCTGGTCGCCGTCGCCACGGTGACTGTTGGCTTGATCGGTGCCGCCCTGTGTCTGCCGCTTGCGCGCGTGTTGAGTGGGTCCAGGGGGCACGCCCCGATGAATGCGGAGCCGACGAATTGA
- a CDS encoding PPE family protein yields the protein MVYAALPPEINSGRMYAGPGAGSMLAAAAAWDALAGELSSTAISFESVISGLTSGAWLGASSVAMAAAAAPYVTWLRATAAQVEQVASQARAAVAGYEAAYAMTVPPALVAANRAQLMTLIATNLLGQNFPAIAATEAQYGEMWAQDATAMYGYAAASAAATNLTPFTEPPQIANPAGLAAQAGALTQATGNSAANNVVATLSQLTSAVSPLLQAAGDSNLPQWVEDLSTVMSILGTPFFVCTSSAGLMMSAISTIKGFAPAAAAVASQVATGLGAAASEAAAAMGSATLSGVASAGLGQATTVGALSVPPAWAASAPTLSPSAMAALPGAAMSAAPSAGPAGGAPGLLGGLPMSASPGRAEAAGNGAQDGIAPLRVLPQLI from the coding sequence ATGGTGTATGCGGCGCTGCCGCCCGAGATCAACTCGGGGCGCATGTACGCAGGCCCGGGAGCGGGGTCGATGCTCGCCGCCGCGGCCGCCTGGGATGCGCTGGCCGGCGAGTTGAGCTCCACCGCGATCTCCTTCGAATCGGTGATTTCCGGATTGACCAGCGGGGCGTGGCTCGGCGCCTCCTCGGTGGCCATGGCCGCCGCGGCCGCGCCCTACGTGACGTGGCTGCGCGCCACCGCCGCTCAGGTCGAACAGGTCGCCAGCCAGGCCAGAGCGGCGGTGGCCGGCTACGAGGCGGCGTATGCGATGACGGTGCCCCCCGCGCTGGTCGCGGCCAACCGCGCTCAGCTGATGACGCTGATCGCCACCAACCTGCTGGGCCAAAATTTCCCGGCGATCGCGGCCACCGAGGCCCAATACGGCGAAATGTGGGCCCAGGACGCGACCGCGATGTATGGCTATGCGGCGGCTTCGGCCGCCGCGACCAATTTGACGCCGTTCACCGAGCCGCCGCAGATCGCCAACCCCGCCGGGCTGGCCGCTCAGGCGGGCGCGCTCACGCAAGCCACCGGCAACTCCGCGGCCAACAATGTGGTGGCGACGCTGTCCCAGCTGACGTCCGCGGTGTCCCCGCTGTTGCAGGCGGCCGGCGATTCGAACCTCCCGCAATGGGTGGAGGATCTATCGACGGTGATGAGCATCCTCGGCACGCCGTTCTTCGTGTGCACATCGTCGGCCGGGTTGATGATGTCGGCGATCTCCACCATCAAGGGTTTCGCACCGGCGGCCGCGGCGGTGGCGAGCCAGGTCGCGACGGGGCTTGGCGCGGCCGCTTCGGAGGCGGCTGCGGCCATGGGTTCGGCAACCCTGAGCGGTGTGGCGTCGGCGGGCCTCGGTCAGGCGACGACGGTCGGGGCATTGTCGGTGCCGCCGGCCTGGGCCGCGTCGGCTCCGACGCTCAGCCCTTCGGCGATGGCGGCGTTGCCGGGTGCCGCGATGAGCGCCGCTCCCTCGGCCGGCCCGGCCGGCGGCGCCCCGGGCCTGTTGGGCGGATTGCCGATGTCGGCCTCGCCCGGCCGAGCCGAAGCGGCTGGCAACGGCGCCCAAGATGGGATCGCGCCGCTGCGGGTGCTGCCCCAGTTGATCTGA
- a CDS encoding glycosyltransferase encodes MSSGTDERAKVDLADLHRQPTSLQDRAFSESETEVAQAIMHDFARTNPAMSARQGIRMWQKCAAQGVAAACVITAVVAPSALLLVLLALTTAIVLVSFVVAMAGLRDAKSNGRKPIPELADEQLPTYTVLVPAYREEEVIGDLVRCVANLNYPPERLEVLLLVERTDVATQRAIAAAEPPSYMRIVQVPPGPPRTKPRSCNAGLLVARGELLVIFDAEDRPEPDQLRKAAAVFAADSGELACVQAVLQTSNMRTNLLAHCFGVEYARRFRLTVPGLAALGAPFPLGGTSNHFRTQVLRDVGGWDAWNVSEDADLGMRLHALGYRSNVVDSVTYGDAPDRLRDWISQRTRWHKGFLLTALVHTRAPRDTIRRFGPRGLLSLIVFVLGMPVQFLAQTLIFALGVGDTLGYGGLIAVEVDPGAIAAVQVGTTLTWLIATYLAHRERRWSHLRAVAALPVYWLAHWAAAWRALYQLVTAPFLWEKTAHRATTAESPARRLRMSRVAG; translated from the coding sequence ATGAGCTCTGGCACGGACGAACGCGCGAAGGTCGACCTGGCGGACCTGCATAGGCAGCCGACGTCGCTGCAGGACCGCGCCTTTAGCGAGTCGGAAACCGAAGTCGCCCAAGCGATCATGCACGACTTCGCCCGCACCAACCCGGCGATGTCTGCCCGGCAGGGGATTCGGATGTGGCAGAAGTGTGCCGCCCAGGGTGTGGCGGCGGCATGCGTGATCACGGCGGTGGTGGCGCCCTCGGCGCTGTTGCTTGTCTTGCTGGCGCTGACGACCGCGATCGTGCTGGTGTCGTTTGTGGTCGCGATGGCGGGTCTGCGCGATGCGAAAAGCAACGGGCGTAAGCCGATCCCTGAATTGGCGGACGAGCAACTGCCCACGTACACGGTGTTGGTCCCGGCGTATCGCGAGGAGGAGGTGATCGGCGATCTGGTCCGCTGCGTGGCCAACTTGAACTACCCACCGGAGCGGCTTGAAGTGCTGTTGCTGGTAGAACGTACGGACGTCGCGACTCAGCGGGCCATCGCCGCGGCGGAGCCGCCGTCGTACATGCGAATCGTGCAGGTGCCGCCTGGGCCACCGCGCACAAAGCCGCGTTCTTGCAACGCCGGGTTGTTGGTGGCCAGGGGCGAGTTGCTGGTGATCTTCGACGCCGAGGACCGGCCGGAGCCCGATCAGCTCAGGAAGGCCGCCGCGGTGTTCGCCGCGGATTCTGGCGAGCTGGCCTGCGTGCAGGCCGTATTGCAGACCAGCAACATGCGAACAAACTTGCTCGCGCACTGCTTCGGCGTGGAGTACGCGCGACGTTTCCGATTGACGGTGCCGGGATTGGCGGCGCTCGGCGCGCCATTTCCGCTGGGCGGAACCAGCAACCACTTTCGCACCCAGGTGTTGCGGGATGTGGGTGGCTGGGACGCCTGGAACGTCTCGGAGGACGCGGATCTGGGCATGCGGCTGCACGCGTTGGGCTACCGGTCGAACGTGGTCGACTCCGTCACGTACGGCGACGCACCGGATCGGCTGCGCGACTGGATCTCGCAGCGCACCCGTTGGCACAAGGGCTTCCTCCTAACCGCGCTCGTCCACACCCGGGCACCGCGCGACACGATCCGCAGGTTCGGCCCCCGCGGCCTGCTGAGTCTCATCGTCTTCGTCCTCGGTATGCCGGTCCAATTCCTAGCTCAAACACTGATTTTCGCTCTCGGTGTCGGTGACACGCTCGGTTACGGGGGTCTGATCGCAGTCGAGGTCGATCCCGGCGCCATCGCGGCGGTTCAAGTTGGCACCACGCTGACCTGGTTGATAGCGACGTACCTGGCCCATCGCGAACGACGCTGGAGTCATCTGCGCGCGGTTGCCGCCCTTCCCGTGTACTGGCTGGCGCACTGGGCCGCGGCATGGCGTGCGCTCTACCAGCTGGTCACGGCGCCGTTCCTCTGGGAGAAGACCGCGCATCGCGCCACCACCGCCGAGTCGCCTGCCAGGCGACTTCGCATGTCGAGGGTCGCAGGCTGA
- a CDS encoding thiolase family protein — translation MPEAVIVSALRTPIGTARKGTLRDTTAYDLAHHVVSEAAADLDPSQVDDVILGEGLYGGGVLARHAAITAGLASVPGLANNRHCAAGQAAVQSAAASVRAGMDQLIIAGGVNSASTSPRSRLHVDGAWVDWFPPTHPDRPDAPNMDMSITVGWNAAVTAGIGREEMDAWALRSHRNAIAAIDEGRFKEEIVPIETPHGLFGVDEHPRRDTSMEKLAALQPLHPEIEGFSITAGNACGANDGAAVLTIASDRLGARLGLPALGRIASWASVGVDPAATGLAPVEAIPKALARAQLSISDVDLFEINEAFASMCVATVNMLDLDPDRVNVNGSGCSLGHPVAATGARMLVTLVHELRRRGGGVGVAAMCAGGGMGSATVIEVAAP, via the coding sequence GTGCCTGAAGCTGTCATTGTGTCCGCGTTGCGCACGCCCATCGGCACCGCCCGGAAAGGAACCCTGCGCGACACCACCGCCTATGACCTGGCCCACCATGTGGTTTCCGAAGCCGCCGCGGACCTGGACCCGTCGCAGGTCGATGACGTGATCCTGGGCGAAGGCCTCTACGGCGGCGGAGTGCTCGCCCGGCACGCAGCCATCACCGCGGGGCTCGCGTCGGTGCCCGGACTGGCCAACAACCGGCATTGCGCGGCCGGTCAGGCGGCGGTGCAGAGCGCGGCGGCAAGTGTGCGCGCCGGCATGGATCAACTCATCATCGCCGGCGGCGTGAACTCGGCATCGACGTCGCCGCGGTCACGGCTCCACGTGGACGGCGCGTGGGTCGACTGGTTCCCGCCGACCCATCCGGACCGGCCCGATGCGCCCAACATGGACATGTCGATCACCGTCGGCTGGAACGCCGCGGTCACGGCGGGCATCGGCCGCGAGGAGATGGACGCGTGGGCGCTGCGGTCGCATCGCAACGCGATCGCCGCTATCGACGAGGGCCGCTTCAAGGAGGAAATCGTTCCCATCGAGACCCCGCACGGCCTCTTCGGCGTCGACGAGCATCCCCGCCGCGACACGAGCATGGAAAAGCTGGCCGCGCTCCAGCCGCTGCATCCGGAGATCGAGGGCTTCTCGATCACAGCGGGCAACGCCTGCGGCGCCAACGACGGCGCCGCCGTGCTGACCATCGCCAGCGATCGGCTGGGTGCCAGGCTGGGATTGCCCGCGCTGGGCAGGATCGCGTCCTGGGCATCCGTCGGCGTCGACCCCGCTGCCACCGGCCTGGCGCCGGTAGAGGCAATCCCGAAAGCCCTTGCCCGGGCACAGCTTTCGATCTCGGACGTCGACCTGTTCGAAATCAACGAGGCGTTTGCGTCGATGTGTGTGGCCACCGTCAACATGCTCGACCTGGATCCGGACCGGGTCAACGTCAACGGCAGTGGCTGCTCCCTGGGCCATCCGGTGGCGGCAACCGGTGCCCGGATGCTGGTGACGTTGGTGCACGAATTGCGGCGGCGCGGCGGCGGTGTGGGGGTCGCGGCGATGTGCGCGGGCGGCGGCATGGGTTCCGCGACCGTCATCGAGGTCGCCGCTCCGTAA
- a CDS encoding acyl-CoA dehydrogenase family protein, with product MDVRLTAEQQQLRDAAAKLADNLGPGAVADLADESRIARLDKHIELTGWRSLRSDAASGVEVAIVAEEFGRRLVDAPFLGPVLAGDLARHIGAEAQGTTMAVGDRAIDARGCRRALLLSGTTVLMADLDPDRGGADLTRAQAGIIGSPVAVGGVSAEVAGRWLALALAATSADLVGVARGAHSIACDYAKIREQHGKLIGSYQAVAHLLAESLALIEGSVSVLRHAAWAVDALEPAEAVRAAQVAKVYCARASRTVCETAVQVHGGIGNTWDCLVHVYLRRALTSTELWPANLEEIDFGLS from the coding sequence ATGGATGTACGTCTGACAGCTGAGCAGCAGCAGCTGCGCGACGCCGCGGCCAAGCTGGCCGACAACCTTGGGCCCGGGGCGGTTGCCGATCTCGCCGACGAGAGCCGAATTGCGCGCCTGGACAAGCACATTGAGTTGACAGGCTGGCGATCGCTGCGGTCCGATGCAGCGTCCGGCGTCGAAGTCGCCATCGTCGCCGAGGAATTCGGGCGCAGGCTGGTCGACGCACCGTTCCTCGGGCCGGTGCTGGCCGGCGATCTGGCCCGGCACATCGGTGCCGAGGCCCAGGGAACGACCATGGCGGTCGGCGACCGTGCCATCGATGCGCGCGGATGTCGACGGGCTCTGCTGTTGTCGGGCACCACGGTGCTGATGGCCGACCTGGACCCCGATCGCGGCGGCGCGGATTTGACCAGGGCCCAAGCGGGCATCATCGGGTCGCCGGTGGCCGTCGGCGGGGTGTCCGCCGAGGTCGCCGGGCGCTGGCTGGCCCTCGCGCTGGCCGCCACCTCGGCGGATCTGGTCGGTGTTGCGCGAGGCGCTCATTCGATCGCCTGCGACTACGCGAAAATCCGTGAGCAGCATGGAAAGCTCATCGGTTCCTATCAAGCCGTCGCCCATCTATTGGCGGAAAGCCTTGCGCTGATCGAAGGTTCGGTGAGCGTGCTGCGGCATGCGGCATGGGCGGTCGATGCACTCGAGCCGGCCGAGGCCGTGCGGGCAGCGCAGGTCGCGAAGGTGTACTGCGCGCGCGCCTCCCGAACCGTCTGTGAGACCGCCGTGCAGGTGCATGGCGGCATCGGAAACACCTGGGACTGTCTGGTCCACGTCTACCTGCGCCGTGCGCTGACATCGACCGAGCTGTGGCCGGCAAACCTCGAGGAGATTGACTTTGGACTTTCGTGA